One window from the genome of Leptospira wolffii serovar Khorat str. Khorat-H2 encodes:
- a CDS encoding FFLEELY motif protein, with protein MDLKELEPVRLAVVRSTIVRLRHTYSDLLGSIKGYDGIPDFFENNLYAPSNKEERDNALESLYEKLKTVAGKSMTDNIHEIIQLNKLTDSLDFDTARIVIENKLIENDTIPQEGLYAALGAVGRFDDRRDQVRMVGDTLRFFFSLSKLPMVKLIMAPIKVAASMVGATSLVDTMEAGYNLSTKIKDLQPFIEAFQDRENRLLGKLMNGEPHSN; from the coding sequence TCGCCGTCGTCAGATCCACCATCGTCAGATTACGCCATACTTATTCGGATCTTTTAGGCTCGATCAAGGGATACGACGGCATTCCCGATTTCTTCGAGAACAATCTCTACGCTCCCAGCAATAAGGAAGAAAGGGATAACGCTCTCGAAAGTTTGTACGAAAAACTGAAAACCGTGGCCGGAAAATCCATGACGGACAATATCCACGAAATCATCCAATTGAACAAGCTCACCGATTCTTTGGATTTCGATACAGCCAGAATCGTGATCGAAAACAAACTCATCGAAAACGATACCATTCCCCAAGAGGGCCTATATGCCGCCTTGGGAGCCGTCGGTCGATTCGACGACAGAAGGGATCAAGTCCGGATGGTGGGAGACACCTTGAGATTCTTCTTTTCCCTCTCCAAGCTCCCTATGGTAAAACTCATTATGGCGCCGATTAAAGTGGCTGCCTCCATGGTGGGAGCCACTTCTCTCGTAGATACTATGGAAGCGGGTTATAATCTTTCCACTAAGATCAAGGATCTGCAACCTTTCATCGAGGCGTTCCAGGATAGAGAAAACAGACTCCTGGGAAAACTGATGAACGGCGAACCTCATTCGAATTAA
- a CDS encoding CPBP family intramembrane glutamic endopeptidase, whose amino-acid sequence MVIGIVLLSITVGLTIRGVSFSEDSNTNQKWEMTITNSFAFGIVILIGFLISKRRAKEVFRISSPVPIESASLAITTIGLCILLSDLDNVFSLILPKPEFLLDLFRNIISGENVWITFLLLSGVAPVTEELLFRGLILDGFLRNYKRITAFLLSAFLFGLVHINPWQFISGFIVGIYLAWIAYETGSIFQAILIHAIFNGLPVFLIQVFQWEIPGFTVQAEYGEPQALQPAWLDIAGLLIFAIGMMFTLFLFEKRKPIEAEISG is encoded by the coding sequence TTGGTTATAGGCATTGTCCTTCTTTCCATAACGGTCGGATTGACGATCAGAGGAGTTTCGTTTTCGGAAGATTCGAATACGAACCAGAAATGGGAAATGACGATTACGAATTCTTTCGCTTTCGGAATCGTCATCTTAATCGGCTTTCTAATCTCTAAGAGGAGAGCAAAAGAAGTATTTCGCATTTCCTCTCCGGTCCCGATCGAATCCGCTTCTCTCGCAATTACGACGATCGGGTTATGCATTCTTCTTTCCGATTTGGACAATGTATTCTCCCTGATTCTTCCTAAGCCCGAATTCCTCCTCGACCTTTTCCGCAATATTATCTCCGGAGAGAATGTTTGGATTACTTTTCTTCTTCTCTCGGGAGTGGCTCCGGTTACGGAAGAGCTGTTATTTAGGGGCCTAATTTTGGACGGGTTCTTAAGGAATTATAAAAGGATCACTGCATTTCTACTCTCGGCGTTCTTATTCGGTTTGGTCCATATAAACCCATGGCAATTCATAAGCGGATTTATAGTAGGAATCTATTTGGCCTGGATCGCTTACGAAACCGGTTCGATTTTCCAGGCCATACTGATTCACGCGATCTTCAACGGACTTCCCGTTTTTCTCATCCAAGTCTTTCAATGGGAAATCCCCGGATTTACTGTACAGGCAGAATACGGAGAACCCCAGGCACTGCAACCCGCTTGGCTGGATATTGCCGGCCTTTTGATTTTTGCGATAGGTATGATGTTTACTCTTTTTCTGTTCGAAAAACGTAAGCCTATAGAAGCCGAAATTTCCGGATAA
- a CDS encoding methyl-accepting chemotaxis protein: MTSISTQETNLAEKGAISINRIRIGFTIVMLAISMVSLATDTQGATTKTSTFLNTLIELTVLGYAIAQIVLMRKGKLPKFLPHWLVYMDILMYTLLFIVVTVYSPSLEAMVTSLKMPFFIMLYFFVMIYSGLLLSARTTLIVGYLALIGTFSMNYFAWKSGVNFEYVTDKPSEMSFFLEGIKLVFFILGIHILYAVVRFLVNVSDMAVASSKEAEVRSAEAEKTKDRITSEANTLSKNASEMRNEMDTLNTEIQSQVSSMEQISASLEELAASTDSAAEFVKAQFGKIEELNRESDTLNSILKEVRTATESLSKTTEESKGYSTEVSAAMEILGSNFSEVSKSFQKVEDVNQIMREIADRTNLLALNASIEAARAGDHGRGFAVVAQEVAKLADSASENAATISKIISEAAKQITTGNSAAEETKRKVSVQESGFSSVVSNLDQLQSRVANQGKIHDSFLKSFRELFDLSRQLESIASEQKNGTKEVVQALSSIEQSSNIIAEGSSRMRVNLEELSEQSDRLVGSKTE; encoded by the coding sequence ATGACGTCTATATCCACACAAGAAACGAATCTGGCCGAGAAAGGAGCGATTAGCATCAATCGGATCCGGATCGGATTTACCATCGTAATGTTGGCGATTAGTATGGTTTCCTTGGCAACGGACACCCAAGGAGCCACTACTAAGACGAGCACCTTCCTCAATACTCTGATCGAGCTAACCGTTTTGGGTTATGCGATCGCTCAAATCGTTCTCATGAGAAAAGGAAAATTGCCTAAGTTCCTACCTCATTGGCTCGTATACATGGATATTCTGATGTATACCTTGCTATTTATAGTAGTGACCGTTTATTCGCCCAGCTTGGAGGCCATGGTCACGAGCCTGAAGATGCCGTTCTTCATCATGCTTTACTTCTTCGTGATGATTTATTCCGGACTACTCCTCTCCGCTAGGACCACCCTCATTGTAGGATATCTGGCCTTGATAGGCACATTCTCCATGAATTATTTCGCCTGGAAATCCGGAGTCAATTTCGAGTATGTAACCGATAAGCCTTCCGAGATGTCCTTCTTCTTGGAAGGAATCAAGCTCGTATTCTTCATACTGGGTATCCACATTCTTTACGCGGTAGTAAGATTCCTCGTGAACGTTTCCGACATGGCCGTTGCGTCCTCGAAAGAAGCGGAAGTCCGAAGTGCCGAGGCGGAAAAGACAAAAGATAGAATTACGTCCGAGGCGAACACTCTCAGCAAGAACGCTTCCGAAATGAGAAACGAGATGGATACGCTGAATACCGAGATCCAAAGCCAGGTATCCAGCATGGAACAGATCAGCGCTTCCTTGGAAGAATTGGCCGCGTCGACGGATAGCGCTGCGGAGTTCGTGAAGGCTCAATTCGGAAAGATAGAGGAATTGAATCGGGAAAGCGACACATTAAACTCCATTCTTAAAGAAGTAAGAACCGCTACCGAATCCTTATCCAAAACGACCGAGGAGTCCAAAGGATACAGTACGGAAGTCTCTGCGGCGATGGAAATACTCGGATCCAATTTCAGCGAAGTAAGCAAGTCCTTCCAGAAAGTGGAGGATGTGAACCAAATCATGAGAGAGATCGCGGATAGGACGAACTTACTCGCGTTAAACGCATCGATCGAGGCCGCAAGAGCGGGAGATCACGGTAGAGGATTCGCCGTGGTAGCGCAAGAAGTAGCGAAACTAGCCGATAGCGCCTCCGAGAATGCGGCTACGATATCCAAGATCATATCCGAGGCGGCCAAGCAGATCACCACAGGAAATTCCGCGGCCGAAGAAACCAAGCGTAAGGTATCCGTGCAAGAGTCCGGATTTTCCTCCGTTGTTTCCAACCTGGACCAATTGCAATCCAGAGTGGCGAACCAAGGAAAGATCCACGATTCTTTCTTAAAATCCTTCCGAGAGTTATTCGATCTTTCCCGACAACTCGAATCCATAGCAAGCGAACAGAAGAACGGGACCAAAGAAGTGGTCCAGGCTTTGAGTTCCATAGAACAATCCTCTAATATCATCGCGGAAGGCTCTTCCAGAATGAGAGTCAATCTGGAAGAATTATCCGAGCAATCGGATCGCTTAGTAGGAAGCAAAACCGAATAG